A genomic region of Mesobacillus jeotgali contains the following coding sequences:
- a CDS encoding ABC transporter ATP-binding protein has product MSNTTLVEKENLLEIRNLKTYYPVKGGFFRRTVGNVKAVDDVSFEIKKGETLGLVGESGCGKSTTGRTIIRLLNATDGEIIFEGKDITKLRGKTLQAIRQDIQMVFQDPYASLNPMQMVGDIVSEPIRNFKNASLKDLKGEVMDLLTKVGLPEDAYYKYAHEFSGGQRQRIGIARALALRPKLIIADEPVSALDVSVQSQVLNLLKELQKEFDLTFLFIAHDLSVVKHMSDRIGVMYLGNMVEIADRNSMYAEPLHPYTQALISAIPMPDPRRKKERIVLEGDVPSPLNPPTGCPFHPRCPAAMAECSQVKPALKEVKPGHRVACHLY; this is encoded by the coding sequence ATGAGCAATACAACTTTAGTAGAAAAAGAGAATTTGCTGGAAATTAGGAATCTGAAAACCTACTATCCTGTAAAAGGTGGCTTTTTCCGCCGTACAGTCGGCAATGTCAAGGCTGTAGATGATGTGTCATTCGAAATTAAAAAGGGTGAAACATTGGGACTTGTAGGAGAATCAGGCTGCGGAAAATCCACAACAGGCAGGACAATCATCCGCTTGTTGAATGCAACAGACGGCGAAATTATCTTTGAAGGCAAAGATATCACTAAACTAAGAGGCAAGACACTTCAGGCGATCCGCCAGGATATCCAGATGGTCTTCCAGGATCCTTATGCTTCACTGAACCCGATGCAAATGGTCGGGGATATTGTTTCAGAACCTATCAGGAACTTCAAGAATGCGAGCCTGAAGGACCTTAAAGGTGAAGTAATGGATTTATTAACAAAAGTTGGTCTTCCAGAAGATGCTTACTATAAATATGCCCATGAATTTTCAGGCGGGCAAAGACAAAGGATCGGCATTGCAAGGGCGCTAGCGCTCAGACCGAAACTTATCATCGCAGATGAGCCGGTTTCGGCACTGGACGTATCCGTGCAGTCCCAGGTTCTCAATCTTTTGAAAGAGCTACAGAAGGAATTTGACCTGACTTTCTTATTTATCGCTCATGACCTTAGTGTCGTTAAGCATATGAGTGACCGGATCGGCGTAATGTATCTCGGCAATATGGTAGAAATTGCTGATCGCAACAGCATGTATGCTGAGCCGCTCCACCCATATACACAGGCTTTAATCTCAGCCATTCCAATGCCGGATCCACGCAGGAAGAAGGAAAGGATCGTACTTGAAGGAGATGTTCCAAGTCCATTGAATCCTCCGACAGGATGTCCATTCCATCCGCGCTGCCCAGCTGCGATGGCAGAGTGTTCTCAAGTGAAGCCAGCTTTAAAGGAGGTGAAGCCAGGACACCGAGTTGCTTGCCACCTTTACTAG
- the opp4A gene encoding oligopeptide ABC transporter substrate-binding protein codes for MKKPLLWLAMLVLVLSTFLAACSGGDTKKTTTDPKEDDKDNAAEETGPQDGGTLTYALSSEFKGLLNWNFYDADGDDDIIAFFDDALIDYDENLKAEPNIASWKTDDNKVFTFTFEKGVKWHNGEELTVHDWVFALETIATLGGEHQRWSNVNTIEGAKDFNEGKADKIAGLEVVDDYTLKITFDKARVNNLENVWAYPLSRKEFEGIAPKDMAASEQVRTKPVGTGPFKVAKVIPGESVELVKNENYWKGAPHLDKIVVKVIDSSLTTGELKNGTLDMTPFHPTVLPEIEALDNVEVVKSPGLSYYYIGFKLGKYDGKKNVMDKDKYANKELRQAMLFAINREEWVKAFFSGLGQPLNRPIPSAHWIAADNKDMPVQYEYNPEKAKEILDKAGYVDKDGDGFREDPKGEKFTVKFSHYATGNPTFEARAKAMTQYWEEVGLKSELQMTDVNLYYDQLEKDDPALEVFYGGWGTGADPDPLPLWGVESVWNYPRWVNEDAQKLLEDAVDLEVVGTDTEKRAQLYADWQKIFNEEVPALPILELEEVMAVAKRVQGLKIDVSGTNSPHEWWIKQ; via the coding sequence ATGAAGAAACCATTGCTTTGGCTAGCTATGCTAGTATTGGTTTTATCAACATTCCTTGCTGCGTGCAGCGGAGGAGACACAAAGAAGACGACAACTGATCCAAAAGAAGACGACAAGGACAACGCAGCAGAAGAAACAGGACCGCAAGATGGCGGTACATTGACTTACGCTTTAAGTTCTGAATTCAAAGGCCTTTTGAACTGGAACTTCTACGATGCTGATGGAGACGATGATATCATCGCATTCTTCGACGATGCATTGATCGACTATGATGAAAACCTTAAGGCAGAACCAAACATCGCAAGCTGGAAGACTGATGACAACAAGGTTTTCACATTCACATTTGAAAAAGGCGTAAAATGGCACAATGGCGAAGAACTTACAGTTCATGACTGGGTATTCGCTCTTGAAACAATCGCTACTCTTGGTGGAGAACACCAGCGCTGGTCTAACGTTAACACAATCGAAGGTGCTAAGGATTTCAACGAAGGAAAGGCTGACAAGATTGCTGGTCTTGAAGTAGTTGATGACTATACTTTAAAAATCACTTTTGACAAAGCTCGTGTAAACAACCTTGAGAACGTCTGGGCTTACCCTCTTTCTCGCAAGGAATTCGAAGGAATCGCCCCTAAAGACATGGCTGCTTCTGAGCAGGTTCGTACTAAGCCTGTAGGAACTGGACCATTCAAAGTTGCAAAAGTTATCCCTGGTGAATCAGTAGAACTAGTTAAGAACGAAAACTACTGGAAAGGCGCTCCTCACTTAGATAAGATCGTTGTTAAAGTTATCGATTCTTCTTTAACAACTGGAGAACTTAAAAATGGAACGCTTGATATGACTCCATTCCACCCAACAGTTCTTCCTGAAATCGAAGCGCTTGATAATGTTGAAGTAGTAAAATCTCCTGGCTTATCTTACTACTATATCGGTTTCAAACTTGGTAAGTACGATGGTAAGAAAAACGTAATGGACAAAGATAAGTATGCTAACAAAGAATTGCGTCAAGCTATGCTGTTCGCAATCAACCGCGAAGAGTGGGTAAAAGCTTTCTTCAGCGGACTAGGACAGCCGCTTAACCGTCCGATCCCATCTGCACACTGGATTGCTGCAGATAACAAAGATATGCCTGTACAATACGAGTACAACCCTGAAAAAGCGAAAGAAATCCTTGATAAAGCTGGTTATGTAGATAAGGATGGAGACGGATTCCGTGAAGATCCTAAAGGTGAGAAGTTCACAGTTAAGTTCTCTCACTATGCTACTGGTAACCCAACTTTCGAAGCACGTGCAAAAGCTATGACTCAGTACTGGGAAGAAGTTGGTTTGAAATCTGAGCTTCAAATGACTGATGTTAACCTTTACTATGATCAACTTGAAAAAGACGATCCAGCTCTTGAAGTATTCTACGGCGGATGGGGAACTGGAGCAGATCCAGATCCACTACCACTTTGGGGTGTTGAATCTGTTTGGAACTACCCTCGTTGGGTAAATGAAGATGCTCAAAAGCTTCTTGAAGATGCTGTTGACTTAGAAGTAGTTGGAACTGATACTGAAAAGCGTGCACAGCTTTATGCTGACTGGCAGAAGATTTTCAACGAAGAAGTGCCTGCACTTCCAATTCTTGAGCTAGAAGAAGTAATGGCTGTTGCAAAACGTGTACAAGGCCTTAAAATTGACGTATCAGGCACTAACTCACCTCATGAATGGTGGATCAAGCAATAA
- a CDS encoding DUF3899 domain-containing protein, whose translation MRNRFGKIFLGFLGSQVLIFILSLVYQQSITLLSYINVSFYIASALLFSSLIVFTVNSGFFDAISYSFRTVFAGKEEGEKKKSFDEMTPLSELITFNANPLFMVGLTDFMLMIAALIIYYL comes from the coding sequence ATGCGTAATAGATTTGGGAAAATTTTTTTAGGATTTTTGGGTTCTCAGGTGCTGATTTTTATTCTCTCACTTGTCTATCAACAGAGTATAACTTTGCTAAGTTATATAAATGTCTCTTTTTACATTGCAAGTGCTCTGCTTTTTTCATCACTAATAGTATTTACAGTCAACTCAGGTTTTTTTGACGCAATTTCCTATTCATTCAGAACAGTTTTCGCTGGCAAAGAAGAAGGAGAAAAAAAGAAATCCTTTGATGAGATGACGCCTTTATCCGAACTGATTACATTTAATGCAAACCCTCTTTTCATGGTTGGACTGACAGATTTTATGTTAATGATTGCAGCACTGATTATTTATTATCTGTAA
- a CDS encoding YjbA family protein, whose product MLYLHDVWVNWFEGEENGYNVCHFHEWRKDDGVELLDQVPLLKIDHLLFNYIENDLSELPQQLLDDIYRKAYLRKNHERTQLDYCFVVSDGTGILAVDTIGYNIPIRKSRLIPRQEQLVYEMIENQDTIQYGFNDQTALKDFHILSPSPDLMRGLTRKERQLKQLLFMAMDQLNSSKNVAEVRYWFTEWKPEQYEEIQRLPFEDVWEQLYEETKFGWSHKHEKFCENIIKGQSFFEKLWEMEHGPKVN is encoded by the coding sequence ATGTTGTATCTTCATGATGTCTGGGTGAACTGGTTCGAAGGGGAAGAGAACGGCTATAATGTCTGCCATTTTCACGAATGGCGGAAGGACGATGGGGTTGAGCTGCTTGACCAGGTGCCGCTCCTTAAAATTGACCATTTGTTATTTAATTACATTGAGAATGATTTATCAGAGTTGCCTCAACAGCTTCTGGATGACATTTACCGTAAGGCATATTTGAGGAAAAACCATGAACGTACGCAGCTCGATTACTGTTTCGTTGTTTCCGATGGAACGGGCATACTGGCTGTTGACACGATCGGGTATAATATCCCAATCCGAAAGAGCCGGCTTATCCCGCGCCAGGAGCAACTCGTGTACGAAATGATTGAAAATCAGGATACGATCCAATATGGGTTCAATGATCAAACCGCCTTAAAGGACTTCCATATTTTATCGCCTTCTCCGGATTTAATGAGAGGTCTGACGCGTAAAGAAAGACAGTTGAAGCAATTATTGTTCATGGCCATGGACCAGCTGAATTCTTCAAAGAATGTAGCGGAAGTACGATATTGGTTCACTGAATGGAAACCTGAGCAATATGAAGAAATTCAGCGTCTCCCATTTGAGGATGTATGGGAACAATTATATGAAGAAACAAAGTTTGGCTGGTCACATAAACACGAGAAGTTTTGCGAAAACATCATCAAAGGGCAATCCTTTTTCGAAAAACTTTGGGAAATGGAGCACGGCCCTAAAGTGAATTGA
- a CDS encoding peptide ABC transporter substrate-binding protein has product MKKSKFSLLLILTLVFSLILSACSGGNDDAGEKTPDDGEGTSGETANVPQELRMLDSSAIPTMDTVLAEGSTSFTYINNVGEGLYRLDQNHKPVPALADGEPEISDDNLVYTFKLIDSKWSNGEPVTAHDFVFAWQRAIDPKTASPYGPYMMGGKIKGAEAITAAGSKKEPYDVTTLGVKALDDKTLEVTLEKPIAYWQDLFAFPTFYPQNQKFVEEKGDAYASNAENLLYNGPFVMETWESTDAEEWVLTKNPNYHNADQVKLEKITVNVVKDSNSAVNAFEAGETDMTGLLSSDLVPAYEGDERMLSWMEATVFWIKMNQKNEALANVNIRKAIAMGFNKEDLAASILNNGSVAANYFVPKDFVTLDGEDFREKHGDLIVFNAEEAKKYWETGLKELGVDKLELRYLGGDTEAAKKTDAYIKNQLETNLPGLTINLESVPFAIRLERDNAMDYDLQFAGWGPDYGNALSFTDLWITDGGSNRMGYSNKKYDQLIKDAQGKLATDDKAQWEAQQEAERIMLEEDAGLAPVYQRAANILLNPNVKGLAIYNYGPDYSFQWVTIEGEE; this is encoded by the coding sequence TTGAAAAAGTCAAAATTTTCACTGCTATTGATTTTGACTCTAGTATTCTCGTTAATCCTGTCTGCATGTAGCGGCGGAAATGACGATGCTGGAGAAAAGACGCCTGATGATGGCGAAGGCACATCTGGCGAAACTGCTAACGTACCACAAGAATTAAGAATGTTGGATTCTTCTGCGATTCCAACTATGGACACAGTCCTTGCTGAAGGTTCTACAAGTTTCACTTACATAAACAACGTAGGTGAAGGTCTTTACCGCCTTGACCAGAACCACAAGCCAGTTCCTGCACTTGCAGATGGCGAGCCAGAAATCAGCGATGATAACCTGGTTTACACTTTCAAGCTTATCGATTCAAAATGGTCTAACGGCGAGCCTGTAACAGCTCACGATTTCGTTTTTGCTTGGCAGCGCGCAATCGACCCTAAGACTGCTTCTCCATATGGTCCATACATGATGGGCGGCAAAATCAAGGGTGCTGAAGCAATCACAGCAGCTGGTTCTAAGAAAGAACCTTACGATGTAACTACACTTGGCGTTAAAGCTCTTGACGACAAGACTCTAGAAGTAACTCTTGAAAAGCCAATCGCTTACTGGCAAGACCTTTTCGCTTTCCCAACATTCTATCCGCAAAACCAGAAGTTTGTTGAAGAGAAAGGCGATGCTTACGCAAGCAATGCTGAAAACTTACTTTACAACGGTCCATTCGTAATGGAAACTTGGGAAAGTACTGACGCTGAAGAGTGGGTACTAACTAAGAACCCTAACTATCACAATGCTGATCAAGTTAAACTTGAAAAGATCACTGTAAACGTCGTTAAAGATTCTAACTCTGCTGTAAACGCATTTGAAGCAGGCGAAACAGATATGACTGGATTGCTTTCTTCTGACCTTGTTCCTGCTTACGAAGGCGATGAGCGTATGCTTAGCTGGATGGAAGCAACTGTATTCTGGATCAAGATGAACCAGAAGAACGAAGCACTTGCTAATGTTAACATCCGTAAAGCAATCGCAATGGGCTTCAACAAAGAAGACCTTGCTGCTAGCATCCTGAACAACGGTTCAGTTGCTGCTAACTACTTCGTACCAAAAGATTTCGTAACTCTTGATGGTGAAGATTTCCGTGAGAAGCACGGCGACCTAATTGTCTTCAATGCTGAAGAAGCTAAGAAATATTGGGAAACTGGTCTTAAAGAACTTGGCGTAGATAAGTTAGAGCTTCGCTACCTTGGTGGAGACACTGAAGCAGCTAAGAAGACTGACGCTTACATCAAGAACCAATTAGAAACAAACCTTCCTGGTTTGACAATCAATCTTGAAAGTGTTCCTTTCGCAATTCGTCTAGAGCGTGACAACGCTATGGATTATGATCTTCAATTCGCTGGATGGGGTCCTGACTACGGTAACGCATTGTCATTCACTGACCTTTGGATCACTGACGGCGGAAGCAACAGAATGGGTTACTCAAACAAGAAATACGATCAGTTGATCAAGGATGCTCAAGGTAAACTTGCTACTGACGACAAAGCTCAATGGGAAGCACAACAAGAAGCTGAAAGAATCATGCTTGAAGAAGATGCTGGTCTAGCGCCTGTTTATCAGCGTGCAGCTAACATCCTTCTTAACCCTAATGTAAAAGGGCTTGCAATCTACAACTACGGTCCTGACTACTCATTCCAGTGGGTAACAATTGAAGGCGAAGAATAA
- the trpS gene encoding tryptophan--tRNA ligase, translating into MMETIFSGIQPSGTITLGNYIGAMKQFTELQEEYNCYFCIVDQHAITVPQDRLQLRKNIKSLAALYIASGIDPEKVTLFIQSEVPAHAQAGWMMQCAAYIGELERMTQFKDKSTGKEAVSAGLLTYPPLMAADILLYSTNLVPVGEDQKQHLELTRDLAERFNKKYNDIFTIPDVRIAKVGARVMSLQDPLKKMSKSDPNNKAFISMLDDPKQIEKKIKSAVTDSEGIVKYDKENKPGISNLLSIYSILTGKSITDIEKDYEGKGYGDFKGDLAKVVVSVIEPIQKKYYELVDSPELDEILDRGAEKANFVANKMLKKMENAMGLGRKRK; encoded by the coding sequence ATTATGGAAACTATTTTTTCTGGTATCCAGCCGAGCGGTACCATCACACTTGGCAACTATATCGGCGCAATGAAGCAATTCACAGAACTGCAGGAAGAATATAACTGTTACTTCTGTATCGTTGACCAGCATGCGATAACCGTCCCACAGGACCGTTTGCAGCTTAGAAAGAATATTAAGAGCCTTGCAGCATTGTACATCGCTTCAGGAATCGATCCTGAAAAAGTAACATTATTCATCCAATCAGAAGTGCCGGCACATGCTCAGGCTGGATGGATGATGCAATGCGCAGCCTATATAGGTGAGCTTGAAAGGATGACCCAATTCAAGGATAAATCCACTGGGAAAGAAGCCGTCTCAGCTGGTTTATTAACGTATCCGCCGTTAATGGCAGCCGACATCCTTCTATATAGTACGAATCTCGTACCAGTCGGCGAAGACCAAAAACAGCATTTAGAGTTGACAAGGGATTTAGCTGAACGCTTCAATAAGAAATACAATGACATTTTTACGATTCCAGATGTTCGCATCGCTAAAGTCGGTGCAAGGGTCATGTCTTTACAGGATCCATTGAAGAAAATGAGCAAATCAGATCCTAACAACAAGGCTTTCATCTCTATGCTCGACGACCCTAAGCAAATTGAAAAGAAAATCAAGAGTGCTGTAACTGACTCAGAGGGTATCGTAAAATATGATAAAGAGAACAAGCCTGGCATCTCCAACCTCTTGTCCATTTATTCTATCTTGACCGGCAAATCAATTACTGACATTGAAAAGGATTATGAAGGTAAAGGGTATGGAGACTTCAAGGGAGACCTTGCGAAGGTTGTTGTCAGTGTCATTGAACCGATACAAAAAAAATATTACGAGCTGGTTGATTCACCAGAGTTAGATGAAATTCTTGACCGTGGTGCTGAAAAAGCAAACTTTGTCGCAAACAAAATGCTAAAGAAAATGGAGAATGCGATGGGCCTTGGGCGAAAGCGCAAGTAA
- a CDS encoding ABC transporter ATP-binding protein, with protein MSNYSIHKDAPLLEVKNLETAFDIDGEFYNAVDKVSFAVKPRQIVGVVGESGCGKSVMSLSVMQLLPKGVGKIRGGEIVFEGVHLEKMSEKEMNKIRGRDISMIFQEPMTSMNPVFTIGFQLQEVLFNHTKITKAEARQKSVALLKSVGISRPEKIVDEYPHQLSGGMRQRVMIAMAIANQPKLLIADEPTTALDVTVQAQILDLLKSIQEVNDMSVIMITHDLGVVAEMCDEVIVMYAGRIVERADVDTLFYNPKHPYTELMMGAIPKMDEEKEELSSIKGIVPSLKNMPATGCRFANRCPKAMPECTSITPQLGEVEQGHEVACILYEASMPKEGVKA; from the coding sequence ATGAGCAACTATTCAATACATAAAGATGCACCTTTGCTAGAAGTCAAGAACCTTGAAACAGCTTTTGATATCGATGGTGAATTTTATAATGCTGTAGACAAGGTCAGTTTTGCTGTCAAACCAAGGCAGATTGTCGGGGTTGTTGGCGAATCAGGGTGCGGAAAATCGGTTATGAGCCTTTCAGTCATGCAGCTCCTGCCAAAAGGGGTTGGCAAAATCCGCGGTGGGGAAATCGTTTTCGAAGGAGTCCACCTGGAAAAAATGTCCGAAAAGGAAATGAACAAAATCCGCGGGCGCGATATTTCGATGATCTTCCAGGAACCAATGACATCGATGAACCCGGTTTTTACAATCGGATTCCAGCTTCAGGAAGTATTGTTCAACCATACGAAAATCACCAAAGCAGAAGCAAGACAAAAAAGTGTTGCGCTGCTGAAAAGCGTTGGTATTTCACGACCTGAAAAAATCGTGGATGAATATCCACACCAACTTTCAGGCGGCATGAGACAAAGGGTCATGATTGCGATGGCAATCGCTAACCAGCCTAAATTGTTGATCGCTGATGAACCTACTACAGCGCTGGATGTGACAGTACAAGCCCAGATACTCGACTTGCTAAAGAGTATACAGGAAGTAAATGATATGTCAGTTATCATGATTACGCATGACCTTGGCGTTGTTGCTGAAATGTGTGATGAAGTCATCGTAATGTACGCAGGCCGCATCGTCGAACGAGCTGATGTTGACACACTTTTCTATAATCCAAAGCATCCGTACACAGAACTGATGATGGGTGCCATTCCGAAAATGGACGAGGAAAAAGAAGAATTAAGCTCGATCAAGGGGATTGTCCCGTCACTTAAGAATATGCCGGCAACTGGTTGCCGATTCGCAAACCGCTGTCCGAAAGCAATGCCAGAGTGTACAAGTATCACTCCACAGCTTGGAGAAGTCGAGCAAGGACATGAAGTGGCGTGCATTCTATATGAAGCAAGTATGCCAAAAGAAGGGGTTAAGGCATAA
- the opp3b gene encoding oligopeptide ABC transporter permease, with protein sequence MAKYLLKRVLYMFLTLFIIASLTFFLMKIIPGTPFASANKLSPAQMEIMKAKYGLDQPVPVQYAKYLGNLVQGDLGVSFQFNNRSVTDMIVGRLGPSMQLGAQAMILGTIVGILLGIFAALRQNTWVDYSSTFIAVLGKSIPNFVFAGLLQYYIGVKLGWFPVLFWRGFEYTILPTIALSMLPIAIAARFMRTEMIEVLGSDYIMLAKAKGASFFEIAFKHALRNALIPLVTVLGPLAISLMTGSLVIEKIFAIPGLGEQFVASITLNDYPVIMGTTLLFAVLFVVIILVVDILYGIIDPRIRLSGGNK encoded by the coding sequence ATGGCAAAATACCTGTTAAAAAGGGTACTTTATATGTTTTTGACTCTTTTCATCATTGCGTCCTTAACATTTTTCTTAATGAAGATCATCCCAGGTACGCCTTTTGCTAGTGCGAACAAATTGAGCCCGGCACAAATGGAAATCATGAAAGCGAAATATGGTCTTGACCAGCCGGTACCTGTGCAGTATGCGAAGTATCTTGGAAACTTGGTGCAAGGGGATTTAGGGGTTTCCTTTCAATTCAATAACAGGTCTGTTACAGATATGATTGTTGGCCGTCTTGGCCCTTCCATGCAGCTAGGTGCACAAGCAATGATTTTAGGTACGATTGTCGGTATTTTACTCGGGATATTTGCGGCATTAAGACAAAATACATGGGTTGACTATAGTTCAACGTTTATAGCTGTATTGGGTAAATCCATACCAAACTTCGTGTTTGCTGGATTACTTCAATATTATATCGGGGTTAAACTTGGTTGGTTCCCGGTACTTTTCTGGCGAGGATTTGAGTACACAATCCTTCCAACAATAGCTCTGTCCATGCTGCCGATCGCTATCGCTGCCCGATTCATGAGAACCGAAATGATTGAGGTTTTAGGTTCTGACTATATCATGCTGGCAAAAGCTAAGGGTGCAAGTTTCTTTGAGATTGCCTTTAAGCATGCTTTAAGGAACGCGCTAATTCCTTTGGTTACAGTTTTAGGACCTTTGGCAATCTCATTGATGACGGGTTCACTAGTAATTGAAAAGATTTTCGCGATTCCTGGTCTTGGCGAGCAGTTCGTTGCATCAATTACACTTAATGATTACCCTGTTATCATGGGAACAACTCTTTTATTTGCTGTATTATTTGTAGTTATCATCCTTGTTGTGGATATTCTCTATGGAATCATCGATCCACGCATCAGGCTTTCTGGAGGTAATAAGTAA
- the opp4C gene encoding oligopeptide ABC transporter permease: MEVSTAKNTQINLKPEKGMSPWAIARRKFVKNKLAMTSLIFLLFVMIVSFLAPYITTTDITKINIGSMSLKPSAEHWLGTDKNGRDVFTRLLYGGRVSLLVGISCTLFVIFFGTIVGSIAGYFGGIVDSMLMRFTDFVLNFPFLVFVIVLATIFHGKVNGLVILIMVISLLSWGGVARIVRSKILAEKENEYILASISIGCSPFKVITKHLLPNVLSTIIVQATILFASMIVAETGLSFLGFGVPSEIPSWGNMLAFANEPDVLQGKPWIWIPPALAITLTILSINFVGEGLKDALNPRSRR, translated from the coding sequence ATGGAAGTTTCTACTGCAAAAAATACACAGATAAACCTGAAGCCGGAAAAAGGCATGTCTCCTTGGGCCATCGCTAGAAGAAAATTTGTGAAGAACAAATTGGCGATGACAAGCTTGATCTTCTTGTTATTCGTAATGATTGTCTCTTTTCTGGCTCCGTACATTACAACTACAGATATCACAAAAATTAACATTGGCTCAATGTCCTTAAAGCCATCTGCAGAGCACTGGCTGGGAACGGACAAAAACGGGCGTGACGTTTTTACCAGATTGTTATACGGCGGAAGAGTATCACTCTTAGTCGGAATTAGCTGTACACTATTTGTAATCTTTTTTGGAACCATTGTAGGATCGATTGCAGGATACTTCGGCGGAATCGTTGATAGCATGCTAATGCGTTTTACTGACTTCGTCCTGAACTTCCCATTCCTGGTTTTCGTTATCGTATTGGCTACAATTTTCCATGGTAAGGTCAATGGTCTTGTTATCCTGATTATGGTTATCAGCTTGCTGAGCTGGGGCGGGGTAGCGAGGATTGTCCGAAGCAAGATTTTAGCAGAGAAGGAGAATGAATACATTCTTGCTTCCATCTCAATCGGATGCTCACCATTCAAAGTAATCACAAAGCATTTACTGCCGAACGTCCTTTCAACAATCATCGTGCAGGCAACAATCCTGTTCGCTTCTATGATTGTCGCAGAAACAGGACTAAGCTTCTTAGGATTCGGTGTACCTTCCGAGATTCCTTCTTGGGGTAACATGCTAGCATTCGCGAATGAACCAGACGTATTACAAGGAAAGCCGTGGATCTGGATTCCACCAGCACTTGCCATCACACTCACGATTCTGTCAATCAACTTCGTAGGTGAAGGTCTAAAAGATGCTTTGAATCCAAGATCACGCCGTTAA
- the opp4B gene encoding oligopeptide ABC transporter permease, which yields MLKYSLRRILGMIPMLFLISIVVFSLAKLMPGDSLSGEIDPNNTDPAYIEEMREKLGYNDPVHIQYFTWITNFMQGDFGKSTRYKIPASEIIGERLPNTIFLGFSSILITYILAFIMGIYAGRKPYTLGDNVIGTANYIGLALPSFVAGVFAIYFFSFTLGWFPSNGSVDISTTEGTAAYWLSRIHHVFLPALVLGLLSTASYTQFLRNDIIENSRKDFVRTARAKGTPEKKIYNQHILRNSIIPLITFLGFDIVALVGGAIITETIFTYPGIGQLFLNSVSQRDYPVLMTLTMMFSFLTLFGNLVADILYGIVDPRIRLD from the coding sequence ATGCTTAAATACAGTTTACGTCGCATACTCGGCATGATTCCTATGCTTTTCCTTATCTCCATTGTAGTGTTTTCCCTGGCGAAACTTATGCCAGGGGACTCACTTAGTGGGGAAATCGATCCGAACAATACGGATCCGGCATACATAGAAGAGATGCGCGAGAAGCTTGGATACAATGACCCTGTTCATATTCAATATTTTACTTGGATTACAAACTTCATGCAGGGAGATTTCGGAAAATCAACCCGTTATAAGATCCCAGCGAGTGAAATCATTGGAGAACGTTTACCGAATACGATATTCCTAGGTTTTTCAAGTATTTTAATCACTTATATTCTAGCATTTATCATGGGTATTTATGCCGGAAGGAAGCCATATACACTTGGCGATAATGTCATAGGTACCGCAAACTATATAGGATTGGCACTACCTTCATTTGTTGCAGGTGTGTTCGCAATCTATTTCTTCTCATTCACATTAGGCTGGTTCCCTTCAAACGGTTCTGTGGATATTTCCACAACAGAAGGTACAGCTGCATACTGGTTAAGCAGAATTCATCATGTTTTCTTACCAGCACTTGTATTAGGTTTATTGAGTACTGCAAGCTATACGCAATTCCTGCGTAATGACATTATAGAAAACAGCCGTAAGGATTTTGTAAGAACGGCACGAGCAAAAGGAACACCTGAAAAGAAAATTTACAATCAGCATATTTTGCGCAATTCAATTATCCCGCTGATTACATTCCTTGGATTTGATATCGTAGCGTTGGTCGGTGGAGCGATCATCACAGAAACGATTTTCACTTATCCGGGTATCGGTCAATTATTCTTGAACTCTGTCAGCCAAAGGGACTATCCAGTCTTAATGACCTTGACAATGATGTTCTCATTCTTGACACTTTTTGGGAACCTGGTTGCAGATATACTATACGGAATTGTTGATCCAAGGATCAGGCTTGATTAA